Proteins from one Leptonema illini DSM 21528 genomic window:
- a CDS encoding AraC family transcriptional regulator, with protein sequence MILLIASSLALILGFSELLVRERSAKTYIYSGIQISFAVILLQGHFLFYGGLEERLWLFRLEMPFTWALGPLVLVYCKMALENRRRPTPSDVVYAVPVLLAVVALIPLYLQSPDEKIAVIQSVRTLRLEGADVGVLIFLLGASYSAACALYAVGLVLKSSPREKWLTDSALRLILLIGCSTVFLGVLTVLSVLLRSIQLTEIVLFIVAFFVILMHGLSRRNPHFFFDLVLAARAEKYRYSVLKNLDLDHIEASLRRLMEDEHLYKEEDLDMPSVASRLGLRPQQLSEFFNGYLGISFHAFLNRYRIADAKRMLLDHPDQTVLSIAYESGFNSKSSFNSAFLKETGKTPTQFRQGSP encoded by the coding sequence GTGATCCTGCTTATCGCATCGTCCCTTGCCTTGATTCTCGGCTTCTCAGAGCTGCTTGTGCGCGAGCGCAGCGCGAAGACCTATATCTATTCGGGCATCCAGATCTCTTTTGCCGTTATCCTGCTGCAGGGCCACTTTCTCTTTTATGGCGGCCTTGAAGAGCGGCTGTGGCTTTTCAGGCTTGAGATGCCGTTTACATGGGCGCTTGGTCCGCTTGTGCTCGTTTATTGTAAGATGGCCCTTGAGAACCGTCGTCGTCCGACGCCCTCCGACGTGGTCTATGCCGTGCCCGTTCTGCTGGCCGTCGTGGCGCTCATTCCACTTTATCTGCAGTCTCCAGATGAGAAGATTGCGGTGATTCAGTCCGTTCGTACTCTGCGGTTGGAAGGGGCGGATGTCGGCGTGCTCATCTTTCTTCTCGGAGCGAGCTACAGCGCCGCCTGCGCCCTTTACGCCGTCGGCCTCGTTTTGAAAAGCTCTCCGCGCGAAAAATGGCTTACCGATTCGGCCCTGCGTCTGATTCTGCTGATCGGATGCTCGACCGTCTTTCTCGGTGTGTTAACCGTGCTTTCCGTTCTGCTTCGGTCGATCCAGTTGACCGAGATTGTTCTTTTCATCGTCGCCTTTTTCGTCATCCTGATGCATGGCCTGAGCCGCCGCAATCCGCATTTCTTTTTCGACCTTGTGCTTGCCGCTCGGGCAGAGAAGTATCGTTACAGCGTCTTGAAAAATCTCGATCTCGATCATATCGAGGCAAGCCTGCGCCGGCTCATGGAAGACGAGCATCTCTATAAAGAAGAGGATCTCGATATGCCTTCCGTCGCCTCGCGGCTCGGTCTGCGTCCGCAGCAGCTGAGCGAGTTCTTTAACGGCTATCTGGGCATCAGTTTTCATGCCTTTCTCAATCGATATCGCATCGCCGATGCAAAGCGTATGCTGCTCGATCACCCCGATCAGACAGTGCTCTCAATAGCCTATGAGTCTGGCTTCAATTCAAAGTCTTCTTTTAACTCGGCCTTTTTAAAAGAGACGGGAAAGACGCCGACGCAATTTCGACAGGGCTCTCCCTGA
- a CDS encoding molybdopterin-dependent oxidoreductase: MSEIHFRTCPLCEAMCGLRFEIDEGRIISIRGDSENAFSRGHICPKGPELKNLHEDPDRLKRPIKRVGDQWVPVSWTEALSDIARRVVEIQQRSGHDAVAFYAGNPTVHNYGSMLFGDRFSKALKTKNRFSATSVDQLPHQLLSYLMFGHQLMIPIPDIDHTNYFLIIGGNPFASNGSLMTVPDVKKRLKAIQERGGRYVVIDPRRTETAEHASEHVFIRPGTDAFLLLAFVNTLFQKNLIRKTGLYTENDLSTLKTLAAEFALDRVEKVTGVPASTIERLVDEFTQAKGAVCYGRVGVSMQAFGSICQWLINCINILTGNIDVRGGAMFTLPAVDMVDPNSAMGGARGSFNRYRSRVRALPEFSEELPVSVLAEEILTPGEGQVRALFTTAGNPVLSTPNGRQLEKAISQLELMVSFDIYVNETTRHAHYILPPTSTLEHDHYDLIFNVFAVRNTAYYSRPIFEPEEGSLHDYEIFADLTKRIELVRSNKALPDNLVKTRMTPAAFIDHALKAGPYGESGPRAMGMSLELLQKSPHGVDLGPLEPCLPARLCTDDKKIRLVPDELLADFDRLKKSFQAAALSQDTSEQDASLLLIGRRHLRNNNSWMHNLPKLMAGKNRCTVMIHPDDAQALGIHEEDAVTVESDVATITLPAEISDGIMKGVVSIPHGFGHHRPGTALNVATKFPGASINDLTSDRQLDEFSGNAAFSAIKVRLSRGG; the protein is encoded by the coding sequence ATGAGCGAAATACATTTCCGAACCTGTCCGCTTTGCGAGGCGATGTGCGGATTGCGATTTGAGATCGACGAAGGCAGGATCATATCGATTCGAGGCGACAGCGAGAATGCTTTCAGCAGAGGTCACATCTGTCCGAAAGGCCCCGAGCTAAAAAACCTGCACGAAGATCCCGATCGCCTGAAACGACCGATCAAGCGAGTCGGCGATCAGTGGGTACCGGTTTCGTGGACCGAGGCGCTCTCTGATATCGCCCGGCGTGTCGTCGAGATTCAGCAGCGATCCGGCCACGATGCAGTGGCCTTTTATGCGGGCAATCCGACGGTGCATAACTACGGCTCCATGCTGTTCGGCGATCGCTTCTCTAAGGCCCTGAAAACGAAGAATCGCTTCTCGGCGACCTCCGTCGATCAGCTACCCCATCAGCTTCTTTCTTATCTGATGTTCGGACATCAGCTGATGATTCCCATCCCCGATATCGATCATACGAACTATTTTCTGATCATCGGAGGTAACCCCTTCGCCTCAAACGGCAGCCTGATGACGGTGCCCGACGTCAAAAAGCGGCTCAAGGCCATCCAGGAAAGAGGCGGCCGATACGTCGTCATTGATCCGCGGCGCACGGAAACGGCAGAGCATGCAAGCGAACATGTCTTTATTCGCCCGGGAACGGACGCCTTTCTTCTTCTGGCATTTGTTAACACCCTTTTCCAGAAAAATCTGATCAGGAAGACCGGTCTCTATACCGAAAACGATCTGAGCACTCTTAAAACCCTGGCCGCCGAGTTTGCGCTCGATCGAGTGGAAAAGGTGACGGGAGTTCCCGCATCCACGATAGAAAGGTTAGTCGACGAGTTCACACAGGCAAAGGGCGCCGTCTGCTATGGAAGGGTCGGAGTTTCGATGCAGGCCTTCGGATCAATCTGCCAGTGGCTGATCAACTGCATCAATATTCTGACAGGCAACATAGACGTAAGAGGCGGTGCGATGTTCACGCTGCCCGCCGTCGACATGGTCGATCCGAATTCGGCGATGGGCGGCGCACGAGGAAGCTTCAACCGATATCGCTCCCGCGTGCGAGCGTTACCCGAATTCAGCGAGGAGCTGCCCGTATCGGTTCTTGCCGAGGAGATTCTCACGCCGGGCGAAGGCCAGGTCAGGGCTCTTTTCACGACGGCCGGTAATCCCGTACTCTCCACGCCGAACGGTCGACAGCTCGAAAAGGCGATCTCACAACTCGAGCTGATGGTAAGCTTCGATATTTATGTGAACGAGACGACGCGACATGCGCATTATATACTGCCTCCAACGTCGACCCTGGAGCATGATCATTACGATCTCATCTTCAACGTCTTCGCCGTCAGGAATACGGCGTATTACTCCAGGCCAATCTTCGAGCCCGAGGAAGGCAGTCTTCACGACTATGAGATCTTCGCCGATCTCACGAAACGTATTGAGCTTGTGCGCTCGAACAAAGCGCTTCCCGATAATCTCGTGAAAACGAGGATGACTCCTGCCGCCTTTATCGATCATGCGTTGAAGGCCGGTCCTTACGGAGAAAGCGGACCGAGGGCCATGGGCATGAGCCTTGAGCTTTTACAGAAGAGTCCGCACGGAGTCGATCTCGGTCCGCTTGAGCCCTGTCTTCCTGCAAGGTTATGCACGGATGATAAAAAGATACGGCTTGTTCCCGACGAGCTGCTCGCCGATTTCGATCGCTTGAAAAAATCATTTCAGGCGGCCGCTTTATCGCAGGACACCTCGGAGCAGGACGCCTCGCTTCTGCTAATTGGAAGAAGGCATCTGCGCAACAACAACTCGTGGATGCATAACCTTCCGAAGCTGATGGCCGGCAAGAATCGATGCACGGTGATGATCCATCCCGACGACGCTCAGGCGCTCGGCATTCACGAAGAAGACGCCGTTACCGTCGAGTCGGATGTAGCGACAATCACCCTGCCCGCTGAAATCTCGGACGGCATCATGAAAGGCGTCGTGAGCATTCCTCACGGCTTCGGACATCATCGCCCCGGTACGGCGCTAAACGTCGCCACGAAATTTCCGGGGGCGAGCATCAACGACCTCACAAGCGATCGTCAGCTCGACGAATTCTCGGGAAATGCCGCCTTCAGCGCTATCAAGGTGAGGCTTTCGAGAGGAGGTTAG
- a CDS encoding CocE/NonD family hydrolase: MKFNEFRILMRSLLPILAGALQRGQLFRPAAVLTEPDADILCEYDVRIPMSEGFFLTANVFRSKAAAARGERVPVVMCAHPYDNSLIPALKKTPLSGPPKQYRMIRQCGGRPVFSTLTGWEAPDPDFWVRHAYAVVNLNLPGYASSEGPPSVFSKHQSRCYGEAIEWVAAQSWCDGNVGLSGVSFLAISQYYVASKTASTPPAALKCIAPWEGISDPYRDLLMNGGIQEVGFPVFWWQTEMSETIRGGEQAIIETEGGLPLSWTEMHPFLDENWKAKIPDLESIELPMLVGASFSDHSLHTMGTLRAFERARSKQKWLYTHRTGKWVAYYSDEVKQLTLDFMDCFLKGKKDRFESRPRVTLEVRSNRETIHERRFENEWPLARTQYRPLYFENSALTPTAPTTRQEIGFDSRNETLRLRHTFDVDTELSGYFALKLFVESRGTDDGDLFVVLHKIDARGRIVYFNGSVGLIHDGVSRGCLRLSRRELDLNQSTPFHPVLSGTSHQPLRPDEIVPVEIAMLPSATFFKKGEGLLLLIAGREIIPAPPFQRRVPGRRGRTIIHTGGPFDSHLLIPVIPSAGAGRTE, translated from the coding sequence ATGAAGTTCAATGAGTTCCGCATTCTGATGCGTTCTTTACTGCCGATCCTTGCAGGGGCCCTGCAAAGAGGACAGCTCTTTCGTCCGGCCGCTGTGCTGACCGAGCCCGATGCCGATATCCTCTGCGAGTATGATGTACGCATACCGATGAGCGAGGGCTTCTTTCTCACGGCAAATGTGTTTCGTTCGAAAGCTGCCGCTGCGCGCGGCGAAAGGGTGCCCGTCGTGATGTGTGCCCATCCCTACGATAACAGCCTGATTCCTGCCTTGAAAAAGACGCCGCTCTCAGGACCACCGAAGCAGTACCGGATGATCCGTCAATGCGGCGGACGTCCCGTCTTCTCAACGTTAACCGGATGGGAGGCGCCCGATCCGGACTTCTGGGTGCGACATGCCTACGCCGTCGTCAATCTGAATCTGCCCGGTTATGCATCGAGCGAAGGGCCGCCGAGCGTCTTCTCAAAGCATCAGAGTCGCTGTTACGGCGAGGCTATCGAGTGGGTCGCCGCTCAATCCTGGTGTGACGGCAACGTGGGGTTAAGCGGAGTGAGCTTTCTCGCCATCTCGCAATACTATGTGGCCTCGAAAACGGCGTCGACTCCGCCGGCGGCTCTGAAGTGTATCGCTCCGTGGGAGGGCATCAGCGATCCCTATCGCGATCTGCTCATGAACGGCGGCATTCAGGAGGTCGGATTCCCCGTTTTCTGGTGGCAGACTGAGATGAGCGAAACGATTCGCGGCGGTGAGCAAGCCATCATCGAAACGGAGGGCGGCCTTCCGCTATCATGGACCGAAATGCATCCCTTCCTTGATGAGAACTGGAAGGCAAAGATTCCCGATCTGGAAAGCATCGAGCTGCCCATGCTCGTCGGCGCCTCTTTTTCGGATCACAGCCTGCATACGATGGGCACTCTGCGAGCCTTTGAGCGGGCCCGGTCGAAGCAGAAATGGTTATACACACACCGAACGGGAAAGTGGGTCGCCTATTACTCCGACGAGGTGAAGCAGCTGACGCTGGATTTTATGGACTGTTTCTTGAAAGGCAAAAAGGATCGATTCGAGAGCAGACCGAGGGTAACTCTTGAGGTGCGCTCAAATCGCGAGACCATTCACGAGAGACGATTCGAAAACGAATGGCCTCTGGCGCGCACGCAGTACAGGCCCCTTTACTTCGAAAATAGTGCTTTAACTCCGACGGCGCCGACGACCCGACAGGAGATCGGCTTTGATTCCCGGAATGAGACGCTACGCCTTCGTCACACATTTGACGTCGATACGGAGCTCAGCGGATACTTCGCTCTAAAGCTCTTTGTGGAATCGAGAGGGACCGACGACGGCGATCTTTTCGTCGTTCTTCATAAGATCGATGCGCGCGGTCGCATCGTTTATTTCAACGGATCGGTGGGATTGATTCATGACGGCGTCAGCCGCGGATGTCTGCGACTGAGTCGCCGCGAGCTTGATCTGAATCAGTCGACGCCGTTTCATCCCGTCCTCAGCGGCACTTCGCATCAACCGCTTCGCCCTGACGAGATCGTGCCGGTCGAGATCGCCATGCTCCCGAGCGCCACGTTCTTCAAGAAAGGAGAGGGTTTGTTGCTACTCATTGCGGGGCGCGAGATTATTCCAGCGCCTCCCTTTCAGCGCAGGGTTCCCGGCAGGAGGGGACGCACGATCATTCACACAGGAGGGCCGTTCGATTCGCATCTGCTGATTCCTGTTATCCCTTCGGCAGGAGCAGGCAGAACGGAATAA
- a CDS encoding class I SAM-dependent methyltransferase: MAQKKKEGSADTASNPSAANLSSDESSLDHTSPGKISSSSIPLGTLPYEMFENRLRKMLRHNGRWARRQSIEAFRVYDRDVPQFPIIIDRYRDDLVVSILEKTDALHAKEDWQTRSLEIIANVFEIDRSRIFVRIRQRVEGGTQGAGQSATGAIKKSEVVEAGLRFEIHLSGHLDTGLFLDHRITRSLVRAEAAGKRFLNLFAYTGSFSVYAAAGGALTTTTADLSPVNLEWAERNMRLNGFTGREHRFVETDLLRGLDDFEPRSFDLAVLDPPTFSKSRRMVRDFDVARDHPEMIERTLRLLVPGGVLYFSSNLKKFKIQADQIRGAEIKDITAQTVPPDFRMQRPHACYRIVKK, from the coding sequence ATGGCGCAAAAGAAAAAAGAGGGATCGGCAGACACTGCCTCGAATCCGTCCGCAGCGAATCTTTCATCGGATGAATCGTCATTGGATCATACGTCACCCGGCAAGATATCATCGAGTAGTATTCCGTTGGGCACTCTGCCATACGAGATGTTCGAGAACCGACTGCGCAAGATGTTGCGTCATAACGGACGCTGGGCGCGCAGACAGAGTATCGAGGCCTTTCGCGTCTATGATAGGGATGTGCCGCAGTTTCCGATCATCATCGATCGTTACAGAGACGATCTTGTCGTCTCTATTCTCGAAAAGACCGACGCACTGCACGCGAAAGAAGACTGGCAGACCCGCTCTCTTGAAATCATAGCGAACGTCTTTGAGATCGATCGCTCCCGTATATTTGTAAGAATCCGTCAGCGTGTTGAAGGTGGGACGCAGGGCGCAGGTCAGAGCGCGACCGGCGCCATCAAAAAGTCGGAGGTCGTCGAAGCCGGACTGCGCTTTGAGATTCATCTGTCGGGCCATCTCGATACGGGCCTCTTTCTCGATCATCGCATCACGCGTTCTCTTGTAAGAGCCGAGGCGGCGGGCAAACGCTTCCTCAACCTTTTCGCCTACACCGGATCGTTCTCGGTCTATGCCGCCGCCGGAGGAGCGTTAACCACAACGACGGCCGATCTCTCGCCCGTGAATCTTGAATGGGCGGAGCGTAACATGAGATTGAACGGCTTCACGGGCCGGGAGCATCGCTTTGTCGAAACCGACCTTTTAAGAGGCCTCGACGACTTCGAGCCGAGAAGCTTCGATCTCGCCGTGCTTGATCCGCCGACCTTCTCGAAATCCCGACGCATGGTGCGTGATTTCGACGTGGCGCGCGACCATCCTGAGATGATTGAACGCACGCTTCGCTTGCTTGTGCCCGGTGGCGTGCTTTACTTCTCTTCGAACTTGAAGAAGTTCAAGATACAGGCGGATCAGATCCGCGGCGCTGAGATCAAAGACATCACCGCGCAGACCGTACCGCCGGATTTTCGGATGCAGCGTCCGCATGCGTGCTATAGGATTGTGAAGAAGTGA
- a CDS encoding GH1 family beta-glucosidase: MKRSDFGRDFLWGAASASYQIEGAYNEDGKGESVWDRFTHTPGKIHDGSTGDVACNHYHLFEKDLDIMKEMGLPLYRFSIGWPRIFPTGSGAKNQKGVDFYHRLIDGCLSRGIEPAVTLYHWDLPQALEDRGGWTSRETYEHFCEYVDFATKEYGSKIKRWMILNEPFAFTTLGYMLGQHAPGRKGPSNYLPAVHHTALAQGEGGRIAKANCPNAEVGTTYSCSWIEPAGSFSAQAAARYDYLMNRMFVETGLGLGYNTKLLPLLKKLDAFQKEGDDSRMKFDFDFIGIQNYSREIIRWSPFIPYVWGSMIPAKKRCPKTTDMGWEIYPDGIYHLLKQFASYKGVKKIYVTENGAAFPDVVTGDRVHDAERTQFIQDYLGAVLRAKNEGVNVQGYIIWSFTDNFEWAEGYRPRFGLVHVDYETQKRTVKDSGLWFRGFLAGK, from the coding sequence ATGAAAAGATCCGATTTTGGAAGAGATTTCCTGTGGGGAGCGGCCTCCGCCTCCTATCAGATTGAAGGCGCTTACAACGAAGACGGCAAAGGGGAATCCGTCTGGGACCGTTTCACGCATACGCCGGGCAAGATCCACGACGGCTCGACGGGCGACGTCGCCTGCAATCATTACCACCTGTTCGAGAAAGATCTCGACATCATGAAAGAGATGGGGCTTCCGCTCTATCGCTTCTCCATCGGATGGCCGCGCATCTTTCCGACGGGTTCCGGTGCGAAGAATCAGAAGGGCGTCGATTTCTATCATCGCCTGATCGACGGATGTCTGAGCCGCGGCATCGAGCCCGCCGTCACGCTCTATCACTGGGATCTTCCGCAGGCGCTCGAAGATCGCGGAGGCTGGACGTCTCGCGAAACCTACGAGCACTTCTGCGAATACGTCGATTTCGCGACGAAGGAATACGGATCAAAGATCAAACGCTGGATGATCCTGAACGAGCCCTTCGCCTTCACGACGCTGGGTTATATGCTGGGACAGCATGCGCCGGGTCGCAAGGGTCCGTCTAACTATCTGCCGGCCGTGCATCATACGGCGCTGGCGCAGGGCGAAGGCGGACGCATCGCTAAGGCGAACTGTCCGAATGCGGAGGTGGGCACGACCTACTCCTGTTCATGGATTGAGCCGGCCGGTTCTTTCAGCGCTCAGGCGGCGGCCCGCTACGACTATCTGATGAATCGCATGTTCGTCGAAACGGGCCTGGGCCTCGGTTATAATACAAAGCTGCTTCCGCTTCTGAAAAAGCTGGATGCCTTCCAGAAAGAGGGCGACGACAGCCGCATGAAATTCGATTTCGATTTTATAGGCATCCAGAATTACTCGCGCGAGATCATTCGCTGGTCGCCTTTTATTCCTTACGTATGGGGCAGTATGATTCCGGCGAAGAAGCGTTGCCCGAAAACGACCGATATGGGATGGGAGATCTACCCCGACGGGATCTATCATCTTCTCAAGCAATTCGCCTCGTATAAAGGCGTGAAGAAGATCTACGTTACCGAAAACGGAGCGGCCTTTCCCGACGTCGTTACAGGCGATCGCGTGCATGACGCCGAACGCACGCAGTTTATCCAGGACTATCTCGGCGCCGTGCTTCGAGCGAAGAACGAAGGCGTGAACGTGCAGGGCTACATAATCTGGAGCTTCACGGATAACTTTGAATGGGCGGAGGGCTACCGTCCGCGCTTCGGGCTCGTTCATGTCGATTATGAAACGCAGAAACGCACGGTGAAGGATTCGGGCCTCTGGTTCCGGGGCTTCCTTGCCGGCAAATAA
- a CDS encoding dihydrofolate reductase family protein — protein sequence MTRVRVESFSISLDGFGAGLDQSLDNPLGIGGPDLHQWLFPTRTLQRALFDKDGTTGVDDDFAARGFQNVGAWILGRNMFAPTRGPWSDMSWKGWWGDSPPYHVPVFVLTHHARPPIEMQGGTTFHFVTEGIHEALDRARNAASGKDVRIGGGANTIRQYLRERLIDELHIAISPVLLGRGEPLFEGIDLRALGYECVQSVASEKAAHIVLRKG from the coding sequence ATGACACGAGTTCGAGTTGAAAGCTTCTCTATATCGTTAGACGGATTCGGAGCCGGTCTCGATCAAAGCCTCGATAATCCGCTCGGTATCGGCGGACCGGATCTGCATCAGTGGTTGTTCCCTACGCGCACCTTGCAGCGTGCTCTCTTTGATAAAGACGGCACGACCGGTGTTGATGACGACTTCGCTGCCCGCGGCTTCCAGAACGTCGGAGCGTGGATTCTCGGGCGCAATATGTTCGCGCCGACGCGCGGCCCCTGGAGCGATATGAGCTGGAAGGGTTGGTGGGGCGACAGTCCTCCCTATCATGTTCCCGTATTCGTCCTGACGCATCATGCCCGTCCGCCGATTGAGATGCAGGGCGGCACGACCTTCCATTTCGTAACCGAGGGCATTCACGAGGCGCTTGATCGTGCGCGCAACGCCGCTTCCGGCAAGGATGTGCGTATTGGAGGCGGGGCGAACACCATCCGACAGTATCTGCGCGAAAGGCTTATTGATGAGCTGCATATAGCGATCTCACCGGTGCTGCTCGGTCGAGGCGAGCCGCTCTTCGAAGGCATCGATCTGCGGGCGCTGGGTTATGAATGCGTGCAGTCCGTAGCATCTGAAAAGGCGGCGCATATCGTTTTGAGAAAGGGTTAG
- a CDS encoding nuclease-related domain-containing protein, whose protein sequence is MEAVLVLLALLFAIILYWIRRSPALKGAYGEAKVKLAADLFLNNSDYRRLDNVTLPIGSRTTQIDHVLVSIYGVFVIETKNMEGWIFGAANQRHWTQVLYKKKFKFQNPLRQNYLHVKAVQSALRVPKACIHSVVVFAGGAELRTQMPQNVTHINGLIGYVRSFDRPVFTAAECDSMVERLQAGRFLPTTSTERRHVDSLRRSDVATAMGICPRCGGRLVQRTARKGPSAGSSFLGCSAYPGCKYTSPIG, encoded by the coding sequence ATGGAAGCTGTCCTCGTTTTACTGGCGCTACTATTTGCTATCATCCTGTATTGGATTCGTCGCTCGCCAGCCCTGAAGGGCGCTTATGGCGAGGCGAAGGTAAAACTCGCCGCCGACCTATTCCTTAATAACAGCGACTATCGCCGGCTGGACAATGTAACCTTGCCGATCGGCAGCAGAACAACGCAAATCGATCATGTGCTCGTTTCCATTTATGGAGTCTTTGTAATAGAGACGAAAAACATGGAAGGATGGATATTTGGCGCAGCGAATCAGCGTCATTGGACTCAGGTTCTCTATAAAAAGAAGTTCAAATTCCAGAACCCTTTGCGGCAGAACTACCTGCATGTAAAGGCTGTGCAGTCGGCTTTGAGAGTACCGAAGGCTTGCATTCATTCTGTCGTCGTGTTTGCGGGCGGTGCAGAGTTGCGAACTCAGATGCCGCAGAACGTCACTCATATCAACGGGCTCATAGGTTATGTACGCTCCTTCGATCGTCCTGTTTTCACGGCGGCCGAGTGTGATTCGATGGTGGAGCGTTTGCAAGCCGGGCGCTTTTTGCCGACAACTTCTACTGAAAGAAGGCACGTGGATAGCCTGAGGCGAAGCGACGTCGCAACGGCTATGGGCATCTGTCCTCGATGCGGTGGAAGGTTGGTCCAGCGGACCGCTCGCAAAGGCCCGTCCGCCGGCAGTAGTTTTCTGGGTTGTTCTGCATATCCAGGGTGCAAGTATACGAGCCCCATCGGCTGA
- a CDS encoding endonuclease/exonuclease/phosphatase family protein — MRIVSWNCNRSLGKKLCRVGELEPDLLIVQESENPEMQPTAFQGYCSLWEKSDKKDGIGIFTPRPGVLTRLEWSGTFAMKGISNGSPALSWSTQDLHQFIPFTFKSELTVLAVWTKEANSASFGYIGQFWKFLQIHKNDLPRSRTIIVGDFNSNAIWDRPDRWWNHSDVERELASLGFQSLYHVSRNEKPGRESMPTLYHRKDPIRRYHIDYAFVSEDLIPRTSLQIGDRDDWISLSDHMPLIIDIDV; from the coding sequence ATGCGAATAGTTTCGTGGAACTGCAATCGTTCCTTAGGCAAGAAGCTTTGCAGGGTAGGGGAGCTGGAGCCGGATCTACTGATCGTTCAAGAATCAGAAAATCCTGAAATGCAACCAACAGCTTTTCAGGGCTATTGTTCCCTGTGGGAAAAATCCGACAAAAAAGATGGAATTGGCATTTTCACGCCCAGACCTGGAGTATTGACGCGGCTTGAATGGAGCGGCACTTTCGCAATGAAGGGTATTTCGAACGGTAGCCCTGCGTTGTCATGGTCAACGCAGGATCTTCATCAGTTTATTCCTTTTACATTCAAGAGCGAGCTCACCGTTCTTGCCGTTTGGACCAAGGAAGCCAATTCTGCATCCTTCGGATATATCGGGCAATTCTGGAAGTTTCTACAAATACATAAGAATGATTTGCCACGATCAAGGACCATTATCGTGGGCGACTTTAACAGCAATGCGATTTGGGATAGACCTGACCGATGGTGGAATCATTCAGATGTAGAGCGGGAGCTTGCAAGCCTCGGCTTTCAGAGCTTGTATCATGTTAGCAGGAATGAAAAGCCAGGTCGAGAATCCATGCCTACACTCTACCACAGAAAGGATCCAATCAGACGTTATCATATCGACTATGCTTTCGTGTCAGAAGATCTGATTCCGAGAACGAGTCTTCAGATTGGCGATAGAGATGATTGGATCAGTTTGAGTGATCACATGCCGCTGATTATTGATATAGATGTATAG
- a CDS encoding DUF4272 domain-containing protein, with product MAALGMVIGMGYGADHAVLIDGIESADLWPYVSPREAERLKNSSLVSDQDRIDFQWLAECVCAFAWCLDIVELNPTCSCPDNFASLTVPGNKPAEFVKNRCLRPMTEILQQADLHYCLHWHERQRRLEGLDGLVGEGIVWERRRALDWVIGVSEDWDNMPADT from the coding sequence ATAGCCGCACTTGGAATGGTGATTGGCATGGGGTACGGCGCCGATCATGCGGTTCTTATTGATGGTATAGAAAGCGCCGATCTCTGGCCCTATGTAAGTCCCCGAGAGGCTGAACGACTTAAGAATTCTTCCCTGGTCTCAGATCAAGACCGCATTGATTTTCAGTGGTTAGCTGAATGCGTTTGTGCCTTTGCATGGTGTCTTGATATCGTGGAATTGAATCCAACATGCTCCTGTCCTGATAATTTTGCCAGCCTTACTGTTCCAGGTAATAAACCGGCCGAGTTTGTGAAGAATAGGTGCTTGAGGCCGATGACCGAAATACTACAGCAGGCGGATTTGCACTATTGTTTGCACTGGCATGAACGACAGCGACGTCTTGAAGGGCTCGATGGTCTTGTCGGCGAAGGTATAGTATGGGAGCGAAGACGCGCTCTTGACTGGGTGATTGGCGTGTCCGAAGACTGGGATAATATGCCAGCCGATACGTAA
- a CDS encoding GNAT family N-acetyltransferase produces the protein MKIIETKEYSDPSLFDLFLLADPSRAMIERYIREGHTFVGMHEDRVIAAIVLSFTASDVVEIKNVAVLPEQQGKGIGSLLIRFAIEWAQKNGSRSIVIGTGNSSLTQLSLYQKLGFRMDHIIKDFFTDNYAEPIVENGLLCRDMVVLTRDLQQANVPMTMIP, from the coding sequence ATGAAAATCATCGAAACGAAAGAATACTCCGACCCCTCGCTTTTCGACCTGTTTCTGCTTGCCGATCCCTCGCGCGCGATGATCGAACGGTACATCAGAGAAGGGCACACTTTTGTCGGCATGCATGAAGATCGAGTCATTGCGGCAATCGTGCTTTCCTTTACGGCATCCGATGTCGTCGAGATCAAGAATGTCGCCGTTCTGCCCGAACAGCAGGGAAAGGGCATCGGCTCGTTATTGATTCGATTCGCCATCGAATGGGCGCAGAAAAACGGAAGCCGGTCTATTGTTATAGGGACGGGTAACTCCAGCCTTACCCAGCTGAGTCTCTATCAGAAATTGGGCTTTCGAATGGATCATATCATAAAGGACTTCTTTACAGACAACTACGCAGAGCCCATCGTTGAGAACGGCCTGCTCTGTCGGGACATGGTGGTTTTGACGAGAGATCTTCAGCAGGCGAATGTGCCAATGACTATGATCCCCTGA